Proteins from a genomic interval of Quercus robur chromosome 9, dhQueRobu3.1, whole genome shotgun sequence:
- the LOC126698255 gene encoding suppressor of mec-8 and unc-52 protein homolog 1 isoform X1, with translation MSLLEIEARDVIKIVLQFCKENSLHQTFQTLQSECQVSLNTVDSVETFIADINSGRWDAILPQVSQLKLPRNKLEDLYEQIVLEMIELRELDTARAILRQTQAMGVMKQEQPERYLRLEHLLVRTYFDANEAYQDSTKEKRRAQIAQALAAEVTVVPPSRLMVLIGQALKWQQNQGLLPPGTQFDLFRGTAAMKQDVDDMYPTTLAHTMKFGTKNYPESAQFSPDGQFLVSCSVDGFVEVWDYISGKLKKDLQYQADERFMMHEDPVFCADFSRDSEMLATGSKEGKIKVWRIRTGQCLRRLEHAHSGCVTSIVFSRDGSQLLSTSFDNTARIHGLKSGKMLKEFRGHSSCVNDAIFTTDGNRVITASSDCTVKVWDMKTTDCLQTFKPPPPLRGGDASVNSVHLFPKNTDHIIVCNETSSIYIMTLQGQVVKSFSSGKREGGDFVASCVSPKGDWIYCVGEDRNMYCFSYQSGKLDHLMKVHEKGVTCVTHHPHRNLVATCSQDCTMKLWKP, from the exons ATGTCGCTCCTCGAAATCGAAGCTCGAGA cGTGATCAAGATTGTGCTCCAATTTTGCAAAGAGAATTCTTTGCACCAAACATTCCAGACATTACAGAGTGAGTGCCAGGTTTCTTTGAATACTGTGGACAGTGTGGAGACGTTTATTGCTGATATTAATAGCGGGAGGTGGGACGCGATACTGCCTCAAGTGTCTCAGCTCAAGCTTCCCAGGAATAAATTGGAGGATTTGTATGAGCAG ATTGTATTAGAAATGATTGAACTTCGAGAATTGGATACTGCACGTGCTATTTTAAGGCAAACTCAGGCAATGGGTGTCATGAAGCAAGAGCAGCCTGAAAGATATTTGCGACTTGAGCATCTCCTAGTTAGAACTTACTTTGATGCGAATGAG GCTTACCAAGattcaacaaaagaaaaacggCGTGCACAAATTGCTCAAG CTCTTGCTGCTGAAGTTACTGTGGTCCCACCTTCACGATTAATGGTTCTAATTGGCCAGGCTCTGAAGTGGCAGCAGAACCAAG GATTACTTCCTCCAGGAACACAGTTCGACTTATTTCGAGGAACTGCTGCTATGAAACAAGATGTGGATGACATGTATCCAACTACTCTTGCACACACAATGAAG TTTGGGACAAAAAATTACCCAGAATCTGCTCAATTCTCGCCAGATGGACAGTTTCTTGTCTCTTGCTCTGTTGATGGCTTTGTTGAG GTCTGGGATTACATCAGTGGGAAGCTCAAGAAGGATCTTCAGTACCAGGCTGAT GAAAGGTTCATGATGCATGAGGATCCAGTGTTTTGTGCTGATTTTAGCAGAGATTCTGAGATGCTTGCAACTGGGTCAAAAGAAGGAAAGATAAAA GTTTGGCGTATAAGGACTGGCCAATGCTTGCGTCGTCTTGAACATGCACATTCTGGATGTGTCACAAGTATTGTCTTCTCTCGAGATGGAAGCCAGTTACTAAGTACATCATTTGACAACACTGCAAG AATCCATGGCTTGAAATCTGGGAAGATGTTGAAAGAATTCCGTGGCCATTCATCTTGCGTCAATGATGCTATTTTTACAACTGATGGAAATCGTGTTATAACTGCATCTAGTGATTGCACAGTAAAG GTCTGGGATATGAAGACTACGGACTGTCTGCAAACATTTAAGCCACCGCCTCCCTTACGG GGAGGTGATGCTTCTGTGAATTCTGTTCATCTTTTCCCCAAAAACACTGATCACATTATTGTATGTAATGAGACATCGTCTATATATATTATGACACTTCAAGGGCAG GTTGTAAAGAGCTTCTCATCTGGTAAAAGAGAAGGTGGAGACTTTGTTGCATCCTGTGTGTCACCAAAAGGGGACTGGATTTACTGTGTTGGTGAAGACAG GAATATGTACTGTTTCAGCTATCAATCTGGTAAACTGGACCATCTGATGAAG GTCCATGAAAAGGGTGTAACTTGCGTCACTCATCATCCACACAGGAATCTTGTTGCTACATGCAGTCAAGACTGCACTATGAAATTGTGGAAGCCTTGA
- the LOC126698255 gene encoding suppressor of mec-8 and unc-52 protein homolog 1 isoform X2: MIELRELDTARAILRQTQAMGVMKQEQPERYLRLEHLLVRTYFDANEAYQDSTKEKRRAQIAQALAAEVTVVPPSRLMVLIGQALKWQQNQGLLPPGTQFDLFRGTAAMKQDVDDMYPTTLAHTMKFGTKNYPESAQFSPDGQFLVSCSVDGFVEVWDYISGKLKKDLQYQADERFMMHEDPVFCADFSRDSEMLATGSKEGKIKVWRIRTGQCLRRLEHAHSGCVTSIVFSRDGSQLLSTSFDNTARIHGLKSGKMLKEFRGHSSCVNDAIFTTDGNRVITASSDCTVKVWDMKTTDCLQTFKPPPPLRGGDASVNSVHLFPKNTDHIIVCNETSSIYIMTLQGQVVKSFSSGKREGGDFVASCVSPKGDWIYCVGEDRNMYCFSYQSGKLDHLMKVHEKGVTCVTHHPHRNLVATCSQDCTMKLWKP, translated from the exons ATGATTGAACTTCGAGAATTGGATACTGCACGTGCTATTTTAAGGCAAACTCAGGCAATGGGTGTCATGAAGCAAGAGCAGCCTGAAAGATATTTGCGACTTGAGCATCTCCTAGTTAGAACTTACTTTGATGCGAATGAG GCTTACCAAGattcaacaaaagaaaaacggCGTGCACAAATTGCTCAAG CTCTTGCTGCTGAAGTTACTGTGGTCCCACCTTCACGATTAATGGTTCTAATTGGCCAGGCTCTGAAGTGGCAGCAGAACCAAG GATTACTTCCTCCAGGAACACAGTTCGACTTATTTCGAGGAACTGCTGCTATGAAACAAGATGTGGATGACATGTATCCAACTACTCTTGCACACACAATGAAG TTTGGGACAAAAAATTACCCAGAATCTGCTCAATTCTCGCCAGATGGACAGTTTCTTGTCTCTTGCTCTGTTGATGGCTTTGTTGAG GTCTGGGATTACATCAGTGGGAAGCTCAAGAAGGATCTTCAGTACCAGGCTGAT GAAAGGTTCATGATGCATGAGGATCCAGTGTTTTGTGCTGATTTTAGCAGAGATTCTGAGATGCTTGCAACTGGGTCAAAAGAAGGAAAGATAAAA GTTTGGCGTATAAGGACTGGCCAATGCTTGCGTCGTCTTGAACATGCACATTCTGGATGTGTCACAAGTATTGTCTTCTCTCGAGATGGAAGCCAGTTACTAAGTACATCATTTGACAACACTGCAAG AATCCATGGCTTGAAATCTGGGAAGATGTTGAAAGAATTCCGTGGCCATTCATCTTGCGTCAATGATGCTATTTTTACAACTGATGGAAATCGTGTTATAACTGCATCTAGTGATTGCACAGTAAAG GTCTGGGATATGAAGACTACGGACTGTCTGCAAACATTTAAGCCACCGCCTCCCTTACGG GGAGGTGATGCTTCTGTGAATTCTGTTCATCTTTTCCCCAAAAACACTGATCACATTATTGTATGTAATGAGACATCGTCTATATATATTATGACACTTCAAGGGCAG GTTGTAAAGAGCTTCTCATCTGGTAAAAGAGAAGGTGGAGACTTTGTTGCATCCTGTGTGTCACCAAAAGGGGACTGGATTTACTGTGTTGGTGAAGACAG GAATATGTACTGTTTCAGCTATCAATCTGGTAAACTGGACCATCTGATGAAG GTCCATGAAAAGGGTGTAACTTGCGTCACTCATCATCCACACAGGAATCTTGTTGCTACATGCAGTCAAGACTGCACTATGAAATTGTGGAAGCCTTGA
- the LOC126699813 gene encoding agamous-like MADS-box protein AGL12 isoform X1: protein MARGKVQLKRIENPVHRQVTFCKRRAGLLKKAKELSVLCDAEIGLFIFSAHGKLYELATKGTMQGLIERYMESNRGAQPEPDIETQPLDAKEEIKQLKQEVEILQKGLSMHACRYMFGGGVGTMTLDELDVLEKHLEIWICNIRSTKMNIMYEEIQLLRNKEGILKAANNYLQDKIEENGMTDFAPNTTNFAYPLTIQNEIFQL from the exons ATGGCTCGTGGAAAGGTTCAGCTGAAGCGGATTGAGAACCCTGTGCACAGGCAGGTTACCTTCTGTAAGCGCCGAGCTGGGCTTCTTAAGAAGGCTAAGGAGCTCTCTGTGCTATGTGATGCTGAAATTGGCCTATTCATTTTCTCTGCCCATGGAAAGCTTTATGAACTAGCTACCAAAGG AACCATGCAAGGGCTTATTGAGAGGTACATGGAGTCTAATAGAGGGGCTCAACCTGAACCAGACATTGAAACACAGCCTCTG GATGCTAAAGAGGAAATTAAGCAGTTGAAACAAGAGGTTGAAATACTACAGAAAGGTCTCAG CATGCATGCTTGCAGGTATATGTTTGGAGGTGGAGTTGGGACAATGACCTTGGATGAATTAGATGTCCTTGAAAAGCACCTCGAGATTTGGATTTGTAACATACGGTCAACAAAG ATGAACATTATGTATGAAGAAATTCAACTCTTGAGGAATAAG GAGGGAATACTGAAAGCTGCGAATAACTACCTACAAGATAAG ATAGAAGAGAATGGAATGACTGACTTTGCACCAAATACCACTAATTTTGCGTACCCACTAACAATACAGAATGAAATATTTCAGTTATAA
- the LOC126699813 gene encoding agamous-like MADS-box protein AGL12 isoform X2, which yields MARGKVQLKRIENPVHRQVTFCKRRAGLLKKAKELSVLCDAEIGLFIFSAHGKLYELATKGTMQGLIERYMESNRGAQPEPDIETQPLDAKEEIKQLKQEVEILQKGLRYMFGGGVGTMTLDELDVLEKHLEIWICNIRSTKMNIMYEEIQLLRNKEGILKAANNYLQDKIEENGMTDFAPNTTNFAYPLTIQNEIFQL from the exons ATGGCTCGTGGAAAGGTTCAGCTGAAGCGGATTGAGAACCCTGTGCACAGGCAGGTTACCTTCTGTAAGCGCCGAGCTGGGCTTCTTAAGAAGGCTAAGGAGCTCTCTGTGCTATGTGATGCTGAAATTGGCCTATTCATTTTCTCTGCCCATGGAAAGCTTTATGAACTAGCTACCAAAGG AACCATGCAAGGGCTTATTGAGAGGTACATGGAGTCTAATAGAGGGGCTCAACCTGAACCAGACATTGAAACACAGCCTCTG GATGCTAAAGAGGAAATTAAGCAGTTGAAACAAGAGGTTGAAATACTACAGAAAGGTCTCAG GTATATGTTTGGAGGTGGAGTTGGGACAATGACCTTGGATGAATTAGATGTCCTTGAAAAGCACCTCGAGATTTGGATTTGTAACATACGGTCAACAAAG ATGAACATTATGTATGAAGAAATTCAACTCTTGAGGAATAAG GAGGGAATACTGAAAGCTGCGAATAACTACCTACAAGATAAG ATAGAAGAGAATGGAATGACTGACTTTGCACCAAATACCACTAATTTTGCGTACCCACTAACAATACAGAATGAAATATTTCAGTTATAA